The Pygocentrus nattereri isolate fPygNat1 chromosome 12, fPygNat1.pri, whole genome shotgun sequence genome includes the window GAGAACTGGAATGACTTTAAAATGCTCAAAATTGTGGAATGCGGTATGTGGCTGTAGCTGTCTCTACCACTCTTCATTCTCAAGTACAAGAGCCCTGCCTTGTGGTGAACTACTGTATAGCAGCTTCAAAAAAATGCTGGATGTTTGCTTGTAGTCCATACAGACCCACACTGACCATTCGTTCTTCTTCTCAGCTGTGATGCAGCACAGGATGATGAAGGACGCTCAAAAGGCCATGAGCGCCTGGACAAACGGACAGCAGGTCTACGCCCCACTGAGTAACCACAGCTCTGTTTACCAGATGAATCCCATGCTGTACGGAGGTCAGCCAAAGTTTTTTTCCTGTGTGCAGTTTTCTTTACGAGAATTCTGTCCTTTTAAATCAGCGCTAGTCATCTTTCTTGAAAGAACATTTAAGGTAGAATCCAGCAAATATACAGTAATgaattctgcattaaaatgtgcagaagtgtgttctctgttgtggatttgttcacttattttcacttagaaaatcaacaaaacttgtcatttgaccaggggtgcccaaacttatgcacACAACTGTATCTCCCCAATAAAACAGAGCCTAATCCAGTTTGGGCTGCATTCCTATAAACAGAGCTGTTACAAGTCCCTTTTTTGTATGAGTACattactgtgcagaagtcttgaacatctgaaaaaactatttatttgagcatttatttaaaaaaaaaaacactaacataGGAATAAATGGAATGTCTAATTAGGAATATACTATGTCTAGTATCTAcagttaccatccaaaaccTAGTCAGTTCTTCATTAACTTACATCAGTGTTGATAACAGAATTTCACACATCCATGCAATGACTGGAGCTCTTAGAAAAGCCAGCAACCAACTATACATCCAGCTGAATATTTTGGTTAGAAGAACACAACCCTTTAAAACAATCttatgttttactgtatttaggTTTATTTGCAGGGCTGGGTAGAATAATTTATGTATGTGatgtataatgttatatatgtaATGTAGTCACTGCTGAATATTGAATAAACTGTCTTCAGTTTATTCAGTTACAGTACATAAAATTAACGTATTTAGAATACATATTGATACTACAGAAGGGCAAAACTCTGTTAATTAATACACACTGTTCCCGATGTTGCACCAAATTCTCAGCACTTATTTGGCTCTGATCACCTATTTCAGCCTACTGTtgctcccataatcccactgcCATCTCttgaattaaaacaaacaaatcaccATATCTTACTAACATCAAATTTGACTATGAAGTgggctcagtaatgctgagattaattaCTGACCTTTGCATTGATCAGTCGACTcgggctttagcaggaacttcagtgttttgtaAATAAGCCGTTTTTGAGGTTTTCTTTAGAGTATCTTTACACACCATGcactgcctttacaaaatgaATACTTCATTGTATTCTGACTATGTATTCTTAATACTTGCATTTGTGGCTGCCTAAGACCCTTGCAAAGAACTGTATAACACatattagttttttgtttttttttttatatctggaGAAatttgagccactttcatatgtgatcTTAGATTCAATACATGATGTGCAAGCATATGAGAGCAGTCAGATCAgaatttatgtattttgtttacCTTATACCTGCACATGCTTATAATTGTTCGTTGCAGTGTTGGCAGCTAAATTGACAATAAAATGCACATAGGTTTTAACCATTTCAGTGTGAAGTGGCCTTTAACTCTACTTTGTCCTGACAGGTTCAGCATCAGGAAAGATCCCCATGACCCCTGTGCCACTCCCTCCTCCTCAACCAGGCCCAATGCCTGTTGCCATGCCACCACCGAGCATGCATGGCAATGGGAGTGTCCACGGTAGTGCCCATGGCACCAATAACATGCTGGACTACTTGGAGAGCCAGATGCGGGGCATGGACATGACCAGCCCCCTCCTCCAGCCTCAGCCAGCCCTACAGCACATCCCCCCACCACCGCAGCACATGCCCCAGAATGTGCCCTTCTCAGCTGGCCCTCCCAGCATGCTCTCTGCACTTGGCGATGGCCCCAATACCCGCCGCCCCCCAGGAGCACGGCCTCCCAGCGGTTCATCCGGCTACGGCCGCCACTACCCTCCTCCATCTGGACGCAGCATGCCTCGAAGCTACAGTCAGGAAGACATGCTGGATACCCGGAGCCGGGCCGGAGGGGCTGGTTACCGCCCACGTTCCCGCTCCCGAGATGACCTGCTGGCAGAACCCCGCCGTCCAGGGCCATCTAGACAGGACCGGAATTACTCCCCCCAACACCGTCGAGGGTCCTGGGGCTCGGCCAGTGACGAGGACAGCAGAAGGGGTGGGTCCAGAGGACCTAGAGGCGGAGGCTGGGCTGACCACCCGCCCAGCTACAGCGAGTATGAGCCAGGCCAGAAGCCAACGAAGCGCTTCTCTGTAAGAATCATAattctttcttttctaaaaatactaaaaaaaattgccgctgtcataagaaaacacactgttttctccattgtgtgaaaatctctAAATTTATATTAACAGGCGTTCATTGAAAAATGGTTAAGATTTTCTTACAACAGTGATAATTTGCTGTCCTTTTCTTGCTAtgcactaccattcaaaagttggAATCACCATTTCCAATaatatttatactttatttatctTGAGTGATTCAGTCATCTGAGCGTTGGCCTAATTGTCAGGAGTTAAGTTCGCAACTATAAGAGGATGGTCCTCTTCCTGCCCCATTACTCGGCATGGTGCTAGCCAAAACAGACTCCTGTGTTTTGAAAGAAGCACaggctagccttcaccctcttaGCTTAGCTGAattgtgtggaaaaatatgtcTTGCTCTGAAAGAAAAATTTTTCATTATGATGACCAGTGTAGGCAGCTGTTCATTATTGCTAACTAGATTTAGCTGGAAGAACAGACTTTGTTTcccattttaaatga containing:
- the ildr1a gene encoding immunoglobulin-like domain-containing receptor 1a, with the translated sequence MERLLVAPLVLSFLLSGVVAVQVTIPVSQVSTGLFTTVTLRCDYSTSASAQNVLVTWRFKSFCKDPVLDYYSTAYQAALQLGQDPSNDCPDSQRTIRTVAQKQGTNEATLGPDYRDRKIYIQNKADLVMNEVMWWDNGVYFCTVAAVGDMTGDGEKYVKLIVYHWLTVLLIIIGALLLIMLFCICCCQCCPQRCCCYIRCPCCPQTCCCPEKAVMQHRMMKDAQKAMSAWTNGQQVYAPLSNHSSVYQMNPMLYGGSASGKIPMTPVPLPPPQPGPMPVAMPPPSMHGNGSVHGSAHGTNNMLDYLESQMRGMDMTSPLLQPQPALQHIPPPPQHMPQNVPFSAGPPSMLSALGDGPNTRRPPGARPPSGSSGYGRHYPPPSGRSMPRSYSQEDMLDTRSRAGGAGYRPRSRSRDDLLAEPRRPGPSRQDRNYSPQHRRGSWGSASDEDSRRGGSRGPRGGGWADHPPSYSEYEPGQKPTKRFSDKSSRSGASIVI